Within the Osmerus mordax isolate fOsmMor3 chromosome 6, fOsmMor3.pri, whole genome shotgun sequence genome, the region gtttcctaaatctttattgtacaaaaaaatccaatatggcggccgttataggttattgaggcttttttgttcctcatgagacacaaggtatatctaatgaatttcagaattttgggacaaatcggatgcgaatggcatcactttgtaaatggaaaattggggcttggccgtagcgccacctatggataatggtgcgtcatttgtggtgtggtagttactcctggcctatactatcaatgtttcaggattttgagaactttttctaaaatgcattactatcaagatccacaagggccttcacttcaagccaaggaatgagtgggggcttggtcagtccacaatttcctgaaatgttgtgtatgcgtctcgccaagcccgcgcgtgtgtcaagggaaaggctgagtgtgtgagaatgtggagcacgcgcgcgctgaagagcaggggagacatttcattgaaaatttcgttagcaatttgaaaagcatgcatgtttcaaatattcaccacaaatcgacttttcatgttacagtcaacttttcctcagatttgtgtactaaacattctcaagagtcttcatatgaacttgtgattgaatcaaagtatcagtttttgaccggcggatgtgtaaagcattattttagcgttagcgataaattcgatttgctttatatcaatcattttttgagatatgaagttgcctttgcacatggtaacatgttgtagtgtcgtccaccgatataccaagtttagtgttgatatctcaaagatttgctgagatttgacccaagttcctgtttggttacttttttgctgattttgattggctgtgccggacaaacggtttagaaaatcaaaacgccatgggataacttttgtgaggcttggtctgaagatcatctctggtcattttgaagaagatatgacaaaaattgtaggaggagtaggctttcaaaggtttttgatacaaccggaaatagcggaaaatctatataaccggaaatttacgtcatagggtgcgttgaactcgtcttgatccagggaatccaatggtacctaatttttgaaaataaggcatacggttcaaaagttgcgtgtgtaaacacaagtccaactttgacccattggtggcgctagagtggtctgatgggatacatgaaacttggtgtaggtatagaaggaactgtccttaatgagtgtgccaaatttcacaaaaagttatccaagggttctaggggctgccattgactcccatggaactagaataataataataataataataataataaaactaacaataacaataggtttcctccttacggaggaatcctaataataaaactaacaataacaataggtttcctccttacggaggaatcctaataaaactaacaataacaataggtttcctccttacggaggaatcctaactagagagggtacaatttctggggaaattgtagggtgtgcttgcttgcgtcggttgcacaggggtccgtttttgaatgacatttttacaactgatatttctgtatattttatataaaaatgaataattattatttataaagattacatagatttaaaagcatttttttttgctgctcatttacaactgaaaatacgagtgaagtgtagaatgaaatagatgtcttctcatttcccctgcaagaggcagcctcaacgttgaatcaaaacgaataaatttggcagaccggtgtataaattgacctaatctctatgacttaaacgtcatcttaagtttttcccttctcatgatattttcaggcatttagcctactcattagcattcattcattaataaagaaccccctttggagattattctacgacgttacccggcagtagaagatggaatcgcgattcaaacagtaccatctgctaactgaaaatatgcccccaaaaacgtaaataaacttgacatttatttagtggaaaatcgctcattcataaaaagctcactggtagcgatcattgtcagtaacaacacaaaatgcgatatagccctgtgtggagaagctgccccggtaaattgtactactacagtacagtactagactactgctgtgttcgtcttggtagcgattgcgttggttgaattcgatttaacgttccgttgtacggtttaggctgaaattaattattttcatcaacagattgacaaagtttaggctgtggcaatgaagttcaggttagtagtcagattgtttcaactattgaaagacttttgagtaaggggagtgccgaacatgtgtagatgtttttgtagtgtctcgcgtaggctacagcattgcagtgagcaacactggtttgaaaccacaggtaatgataatttcacccacaaatcgtttacttgtaatgtaatgtcataataaatcctacaacgaaaatgtatttgtgaggaatgtttattttaaagattgaaaacagatgcatcatagaccactgtagtatgtgttgcccgggcaacagaggctaatgtcatgatgctaatgcttcagtgaaatagtagactaccgtttccaaaagtagatgtgggcctacttccttaataatatcagctaatattgtacattacatttcataattgtgtttcacatcacaaagtaaaatgagtaaatagttatcaccctggcctctttgcttgtggcgttcaaGCAAAGAGGCTTGAACGCCAcaagcaataataatatatatgtgagacaggttgtgcccttgccgaaggcaaagcacacccaataagtctTAAGAATAGGAAGGCCAGATTTTGCCAAAAATCTTTTAAAAAGTCAGTCCAGTTCTGCAACAGCATTCTTTGGACAGATGAAACTAAGATCGACCTGTAATAGAATGATGGGAAGTCATGATTCATCATCAAGTTTGACAAATTAACATTTCCTTTATGATTGTGTTAATGTGTCCAATTACTTGCCCCTGAAATAAGAGGACTGTGTATATATTTTTGGCAATTCCTTAACGTTTCATACAATATTTTTGTTCAACGCCTTGAAATAAAGCTGAAAGTTTGTACTTTAATTGCATCTTGGTTCTTTAATTgtaaatccattgtggtggcgTACAGAGACAAAATTATGAAAAGTGTGTcactgtccaaatatttatggacttAACTGTATCTCCATGTGGACAGGCTAGACACTCACTCCTCAATGTGTGCCTATGCTGTTTATATCCTCCCCGATTCTTTCAGTTTGCCCACTAGGTCATCAACCGTGTCCACCTTAACCCCCGCCTGTCTCTGTGGTggctcatccaccctcaccacctccacccGTGAAGTCAGGTCCACGCCCAGGTCTGATGGTTTCACATTGGCAATCTTCTTCTTTTTTGCTTTCTGCAAAGAAGGAACATAAAGGCACATGAGGGATGAGAAGAGTCAATCctaggtgtttgtgtgcatttaaTAGGTTATTTACCATGATGTTGGGAAGGGTGGCATATCTGGGGGTGTTGAGTCGAAGGTCTGCGGTCACTACTGCTGGCATATTGATTTTGATGGTCTCCAGTCCACCATCAATCTCCCTCACCACCTTGACCTTGTCTCCATCCAGTGCCACCTCAGACGCAAAAGTGCCCTGTAATGTCAGAATGACGGTCCTTATCCACCCTCTGATAACACGCTCTAAAAAACCTTCTGTTTACATTCTCTGGCAAGGTCATTCCCATTCACAAAACATCTTAGAGAACCTTTCCATTGTTTCTCATGCATTTGCATCTGTAAGTCATGTCATGACATAACGGAAGAATGTAATCTGTTGCTTGGAAACACCACTACTTCCGCAATTGTGCCTCCTATTCAAACTGCCTTCAAATTGGCCTACAAATGTACATATTCACATCTTATTGTTTCATTCTCACCTAAAAAGCTAATTCTGATTCAAAATGATGGCAATGGTCATAAGTTTATACAAATGATTTATTCAATGATGATTTATCATTGATTTGAGTAAATTAACCTCTTCTATTTACTAAAATCCTCCTGCTCTCAATTCACTTCATGAATATTGCTGATGAAAGCTAAAACAGCCAATCGGACAACACTGACCTGAGGCCAGTCCAGTAAGGCAGCAGTCATCTGACCTGTCTGGTTACAGTCATCATCAATTGCCTGGCAGGAAAACAACATATGAACAGAATATATTGTCATGTGGAAATGAAAGTAACGTGATTGGTCCAtgtaaaaaaagagaaattgtGTGGACAAATCTGGTAGGAACACATAGCTACTTCCTAGCATCTCTCACCTGTTTTCCTAGGATGACAAGTTGAGCGTTTTCTTTCTTAGCCAGGGCAGCAAAGATCTTAGACACCTGTAGGGGGCCCAGTGTCTCGTAGTCATTCCCAGTAACTTCAACATGTATCCCCCGGTCCGCCCCCATGGCCAGGGCAGTACGGATAGTTTCCTGCATATAATAGACAATAGACATTTTTTGTACTATGACAacattatatatacacacttacaaaaacacacacgcctgcCTAATATTGTGTAGGTTCCCCTTACACCAATCAGTCATAACATATGACCACCTGCCTAAAAGCAGGTGAACGGGCAGTGAACGGgacgagcagtgaacgggactgctcccgactacatcaattgtctcctccagccttacacccccacccgccacctacggtcgtcttctgacaaccgtctggtggtcccacctctcaagagcgcccgctcccaacccaagctcttctcctgtctggccccccaatggtggaatcaactccccacctccatcagagacactgactgtctccccaccttcaagaaaaggcttaagacgcaacggtgtacaacggtacttaggaatgatttgctggacctgatgttagcttcctccaggaacacaatgactcttacttagggacttgttgctcttgttggttagttttaACTGAGGTTTCCCAGCAGAACATTTCCCAAAGCATCGCACTGCCTCTGCCGGCTTGCCTTCTTCCCATTGTGAATCCTGGTGCCATGTGTTCCCTGAGAAGTGATGCACCCAGCCATCTAAATGATGTAAAAGAAAACGTGATTCATCAGACCAGTTCACCTTCTTACATTGTTCCGTGGTCCATTTCTGATGCTCACGTGCCCATTGTAGGCGCTTTCGGCAATTGACGGGTCAACCTAACAGGTCTCCAGCTACGCAGCCCCATACGCAACAAACTGCGATGCACTTTGTGTTCTGATACTTTTCTATCAGAACCAGAATAAACCTTTTCAGCAATTTGAGCTACAGTACCTCCAGCCTTCGCTCCCCATGTGCATCAATGAGCCCATGGCCCTGTCGTTTACCTACCGGTTTACCGCTTTTCCTTCCTGGGACCAGTTTTGTTAGGTAATGACCGCTGCAGACCAAGAACACCCCACAGTACACAGCTACAGTTTTGGAGATGCTCTGACCCAGTCATATAGACATCACAATTTGGCCCTTGTCAAAGTAGCCCAAATCCTCATGCTTTTCCTGTCAGTGGTCATAATGTTATgactgcagtgtttcctctagtgTTTATTTCCTTCAAAATGTTGGGGCATAAATAGACTCTGACAATACACAAGAATATTTTAACACatagcttaacccttgtgttatcttcgggtcattctgacccatccatcattctgacccaccatcgtattgtgacaactttaccgcatacaaaaacaaagtgaagcattttcttttaaccgttgggctgtctcagaccccccacattgcgaaggttaaaatattttttttatttgtttttgtattgggtaaaaacaacgatggttcgttatgaacctttgggtcatgtgacccgaaggcagcacaagggttaagtaaagGAATATTTGCTGTTGGAATTTATTTTCTTTACTGAAGTTACGTTCACcgagttcagaatcagaatgggttttattcgccatgaaagtttgcacagacaaggaatttgctttggcaggaaggtgcaaacattaaacatataggaatctaaaatttaaatatgaggactaactatactaagggtacataactagcaatactaagtggaattagattaaaataaactatataataaaataaaatataagttgcagtaatttacaatataaatatacaaaaaatacaaatattacaagaaatacaaatggtacaagattgtattgtgcagtgcaaaaagctgtgtgttttaagggcattgagtcatgaagtcagtgtgaacccttggccttgttgaagaggccaacagcggaagggaataaactgtttttgtggcgtgtggtattggtcctgatggaccgcagccttctgccggaggagagtgactgaaacagggagtgaccagggtgggaggagtcagccacaatcttcctcgctcgcctcagggtcctcgaggtgtgcaggtccttgagGGCAGGcacattgcagccgatcaccttctcagcagtgcggatgatacgctgcagtctgctcttgtccttggcagtggcagcagcgtaccagatggtgatagaagaggtgaggatggactcaatgatggttgtctagaagtgcaccatcattgtctttggcaggttgaatttcttcagctgccgtaggaagtacatcctctgttgtgcttttttggtgaaggagctgatgttcagttcccacttgaggtcctgggagaggatggtgcccaggaagcggaaggactccagagtgttgactggggagtcgcacagggtgatgggggtgagtggggctgtattcttcctgaagtccacaaccatctccactgtcttaagagcattgagctctaagttgttatggctgcaccaggtcaccaggttgtcagcttcccacctgtaatcagactcgtccccgtcagagatgagcccaatgagggtggtgtcgtccgcaaacttcagaagtttgacagacggatgactggaggtgcagctgttggtgtacagggagaagagcagaggggaaaggacgcagccctgaggagatccggtgctgatggaccgggagtaaAAGACTTGTGTCCCCAGCTTAACGcattgcttcctgtcagacaggaagtctgtgatccaccggcaggtggagtcgggcacgttcagctgggagagcttgtcctgaagcagggcggggatgatggtgttgaaggcagagctgaagtccacagacaggatcctggcgtaggatactggggagtccaggtgctgtagggtgaagtggagggccatgttaacggtgtcatccacagatctgttggctctgtaggcaaactgcagtgggtccaggaaagggtctgtgatggatttgaggtgtgccagcacaaggcgctcaaaagacttcattaccacaaaggtcagggcgacgggtctgtagtcattgagtcctggtggccttggctttttgggcacagggatgatggtggaggacttgagacaggctggcacatggcatgtctccagggaggtgttaaagatgttggtaaacaccggagacagctggtcagcgcagtgct harbors:
- the etfb gene encoding electron transfer flavoprotein subunit beta produces the protein MSKRVLVGVKRVIDYAVKIRVKPDHSGVVTDGVKHSMNPFCEIAVEEAVKLKEKKLIKEVVAVSCGPQQVQETIRTALAMGADRGIHVEVTGNDYETLGPLQVSKIFAALAKKENAQLVILGKQAIDDDCNQTGQMTAALLDWPQGTFASEVALDGDKVKVVREIDGGLETIKINMPAVVTADLRLNTPRYATLPNIMKAKKKKIANVKPSDLGVDLTSRVEVVRVDEPPQRQAGVKVDTVDDLVGKLKESGRI